Within the Stenotrophomonas sp. 610A2 genome, the region CACCGGCAACGCGACCTGGTTGGCGTGGCGCGCGGTCACCGACAAGCGCGACTGGAAGCAGCTGGTGTCGCGCCCGGGCTGGCATCTGGCGTTGTGGCCGATGGTGATCCTGGCCCTGGTGGTCGTGGGCACCGGCATCCAGCATCGCCAGCCCCTGTTCCTTGGCTTCTCGTCGATCGGCCTGTGGGTGGGCTGGCGCATGTTGAAGTTCGCCCGTCGCGGACCGTCGCGTCCGGATTGGGCGTTCCGCCAGCATTACCAGTCGATCCTGGGTGCAGGCATCGCCACCCACGTTGCCTTCCTCGGCATCGGCATGCGTCCGGTATGGCAGTGGCTGCACAGCCACACCACGGTGCCGTCGTTGGTGATCGAGCTGTTCCCGTGGGCGGCACCGTTGCTGGTGGCGGTGATGGTTGGCGTCTACCTGGACCGCAAGTACGGCGGTCGGCGGGCGGCCAAGACGGCGCAGTGAGTTACAGGATCTGGTGGCCCCGGCTGCGCTTCGCTTACCCGGGCTAGCTTTGGGCATGAATGAAGAAGCCGCCCTGGGGCGGCTTCTTCTATTGCAGCGATGTGGGCTGGCTCAGACGTCGCCGCCGTCGGCCCAGCCTTCGCCGCTGCCGCGCTGGAATACCGTGTCACCTTCCTGCACGTCGCCAGCGGGCAGATGTTCGGCGTCGGCGAGGCGTGCGTAGA harbors:
- a CDS encoding DUF2306 domain-containing protein, with the protein product MPGYSLIVALHVLAGVVALVGFWSAAVIKKGSPRHRALGKVYLVAMAVIVVTALPITIQFAFFRQQPLSALFLAYLMAITGNATWLAWRAVTDKRDWKQLVSRPGWHLALWPMVILALVVVGTGIQHRQPLFLGFSSIGLWVGWRMLKFARRGPSRPDWAFRQHYQSILGAGIATHVAFLGIGMRPVWQWLHSHTTVPSLVIELFPWAAPLLVAVMVGVYLDRKYGGRRAAKTAQ